GTAAATCATAATAAATTCGTGCAGCGAAAACCCAAGTATTATCAGTTGCTTCAAGATAGTCTTGTTCTTGCAGGTAGGTTTGCAATAACATCCACTCCCTTTCATCCCGACAACCTTGTAATAATTCCATTTGGGTAAATCGAGTCAGAAAGACATTTTCATCTTTTATAAATGTCTGGAGATTTTGACGTGCAACTCCTGTTTTATTGCGTAAAACATTTATCCAAATGGAAGTATCAATCAGAAACATTTCGATTTTCTCGCAATGCTTTGTAGTCATAGTCAGGAGTAAATTGAATTTGTCCACTTAAATCAAGTAAATTCCGTTTTTTACGAACGCGAATTAGTTCTTGTAATGCTAGATGAATTAATTCTTTTTTGGTTCGCACGTTAGTTAAACGAAATGCTTCTTCTAGTAACCCGTCGTCAAGTTCAATATTGGTTCGCATGATATTTAGGTAGATTATGTGTATGGATATGTGTATTATACACTATTTTGTCTGAATCAGGATAACCAGGATTAGAGGATTTATGGCTAACGCCACGCTTCGCTATCAGGATGTAGTTGTTTGATTGTCTATAAAATATACAGATTTTGGGATAATAGATAAGTTATCAGTTAAATTATCCCCTGTTAATTCTTGACTATTACTGTAACTGGATTTTATAATCTTCAAATCTTCACAGACAATTTATCAATAACAATCCTGTACATCCTAAAATCCTGGACATCCTGATTCAGACAATTAAAATAT
The window above is part of the Dolichospermum sp. DET69 genome. Proteins encoded here:
- a CDS encoding PIN domain nuclease; protein product: MFLIDTSIWINVLRNKTGVARQNLQTFIKDENVFLTRFTQMELLQGCRDEREWMLLQTYLQEQDYLEATDNTWVFAARIYYDLQRQGLTVRSSIDCCIAQIAIENQLTLIHNDRDFETIQQVRPLLCLRFPSSGN
- a CDS encoding type II toxin-antitoxin system VapB family antitoxin, whose translation is MRTNIELDDGLLEEAFRLTNVRTKKELIHLALQELIRVRKKRNLLDLSGQIQFTPDYDYKALRENRNVSD